TTGCGGAGCTTACTTGGCGACTACGAGAGGCATATAGGGATGAAGAGGTGTACTGGTATCAAAAAAGCAGAAGTCGATGGATGCGATTTGGTGATCACAATACTGGCTATTTTCATGCCCAAACAAAGCAAAGACAAGCCCGGAATCACATTACGGGTCTTCATGACCGGAATGGTACCTGGATGAAGGAGGAGTGTGATATCCAGGGTGTAGCGATTTCATATTTTGAGGAATTATTTACCTCCTCGGATCCTTTGGGTATTGAGGAGATGGTGGCAGAGGTTCAACCCTCTATTTCGCCGGAATGTAATGATTTTTTAACCCGAGAAGTTTCGGAACAGGAGATTAAACAGgctttgtttatgatgcatccggatAAGGCTCCTGGCCCGGATGGAATGACGGCcgtttttttatcaaaaagcATGGAATACGGTTAAAGCTGATCTGGTCGTTTTGGTAAATTCCTTTTTGCATGATGGGGTTTTTGATAAGAGATTAAATGTAATGAGTATATGTCTTATCCCTAAGGTAGATAGGCTGACTAGGATGACTGAGTTATGGCCAATCAGCCTGTTTAATGTGgggtataaaattatttccaaGGTATTATGCCAATGACTGCGTACGATCTTGCCATCCTTAATTTCGGAAACACAGTCGGCGTTTGTGGAGGGTCGTCTAATATCGGATAACATTTTGATAGCTCAGGAGATGTTCCATGGTTTACGGACAAATCCTTCTTGTAAAGGGAAGTTCATGGCCATCAAGACGGACATGAGCAAGGCTTATGACCGGGTGGAATGGTCTTCCGTTGAGCTTTTACTTCGGcagtttggtttttgtgatAAGTGGGTCTCCTGGATTATGTCTTGTGTAACTTCGGTACAATATAAGGTCTTGATTAATGGTCAGGCTTATGGTTCTATTACTCCTTGTCGGGGCTTACGTCAGGGAGATCCGTTAGCGTCCTACTTATTTATCCTTTGTACAGAGGTGCTTATAGCACACTTTTATAGAGCAGAGCAGCGGAAACTTATTACTGGTATTAAGGTTTCGACTGCTAGTCCGGCcatttctcatcttttgtttGCTGACGACAGTCTCTTTTTCTGTCGGGCTACAAAAGAACAATGTGCGGTGGTGCTCGGGATTGTCCAGAAGTATGAGTGGGCCTCCGGGcaacaaatcaattttcaaaaatcttcgGTTCAATTTGGCCATACGGTGGACCATGCTCTCCGAGAGGAATTAAAGGGAATCTTAGGGATTACTAATTTGGGTGGTATGGGTTCTTATTTAGGCATTCTGGAAAGCTTAGGAGGGGCTAAGACACAAATTTTCTCTTATGTTCAGGATAGGTTACAATCACACGCAAGTGGTTGGCCTGCTAGACTTCTATCAAAGGGCGGTAAAGAGGTAATGATTAAATCTGTTGCTACGGCTGTCCCGACTTTTGTGATGTCGTGTTTTCGGTTACCTAAGAAGGTTACGAGGAAGCTTACTAGTGCGATTTCAAACTTTGGTGGAGTTCGTCTGGACAATCCAGGGGTTTACATTGGGTGGCATGGGATAAACTATGCAAGGATAAAAGTGAAGGAGGTTTGGGCTTCCGTTGCTTGGATGATTTCAATACCACACAGCTTGCAAAGCAGCTTTGGCGGTTAATCTCAGTCCCAGATTCTCTTTTTGCACGTGTGTTTAAGGGTCGATATTATCGACACTCTGATCCCTTGGATCCAATTAAGTCATACTCGCCGTCCTATGGGTGGCGGAGTATtatttctgctcgctctctggttaataaaggacttattaaacgagTAGGGTCAGGGACTTCCATTTCTGTATGGAACGATCCGTGGATTCCTGCTCAATCCCTGAGACCAGCATTAAGCACAGGATTGCCCGGTGATCCTCTGCTTTCCGTTCAAAATCTTATCGACAGGAATTCTAATTCCTGGGACATGGCTCAGCTTACGGCTACTTTTTTACCGGAAGATGTGGCTATAATTTTTGCCATCCCTTTACAACAGCCGGATAAACCGGATTCATTAGGCTGGCATTTTACCAAGTCTGGTAAATATTCGGTAAAGTCTGGGTATCATATCCTACGGTCACACATCCCGGCTACGGTAGTACCAAAAGTCATTGGGCCGGACTATGTTCCCTTACAGGCTTTCGTGTGGAAAATTCGCTGTCCCCCAAAACTCCGCCACTTTATGTGGCAAGTGCTTTCGGGTTGTGTAGCGGTCATAGCTAATCTTCGGAAATGTGGTATAAGCTATGATCCTGTTTGTGGCTTGTGTGGTTATGAGGAGGAGACAATAAATCATACTCTTTTTGAGTGCCATCCTGCACgacaggtttgggctttgtCACAGTTTCCGACAGCCCAGGGTGTTTTCCCTTCGACTTCTGTCCTGACTAATTTGGATTTCCTCTTTTGGCGTTTCAAGGATATTCCTTCACATGAGATTTTTCCATGGATattgtggtacatttggaaggcaCGAAATGATAAACTATTTAGTAATTTGGATTCCAACCCGCTTGCATTGTTGCGGTTGGCGAAGGACGAGGCTCAAGCCTGGTTTATGGCTCAGGCGGAGGCCATTGGCCTCGCGGTAGATCCCATCTTTGTGGGTCAACCCTCTGGGAATGGAGGTTATGGGGTTTCTAGGCCTTTGTCAAGTTATCTCTGCTTTGTAGATGGCTCATGGAAGGAGAAAGATCAGTTTGCTGGGAGAGGATGGTTCTGCATCTCGCCAAGAGGAGATGACCCTACCATGGGAGCAGCCAACATTTGTCGCAGCCTTTCACCTCTTCATGCTGAGATAGAAGCTCTCATCTGGGCGATGCGCTGCATGATAGGGGCGGACAACGAGTATGTTATTTTTCTTACCGACTGCttcgatttggtgaagatggtgtcttcgcctgcTGTACGTTTTCGTTAGTCTATGTTCCTCGttctcagaatggtaaagcaaTAATTTGGCACGACGTGTTTGTTCTATTCCGCACTTAGTTAcctttgtaaacaatttccctcCGCATTGGTTCGTTTGAACCAATCTTGTTAgctgttgttaaaaaaaaaaaaaaaaacttgacacatatcaaaatcctgttaatgactaactttcaaaatcctgttaatgactaattttcaaaaaccaactttatataataagattctgAACTTCTGATGTACTTATTGATTGGCACTATATACGAAAGGAGTttcatttcatcttttttttaaggATGAACAAGACATTAGCATCACATTAGATTCGTAAGCATATGTAATGTTAAAAGTCTCACAAACGTTAAAGAATCAAAACAGCCAACTCTAGACAACGCCTACATTTGTTTCGCACACGTTCTTtgttagtaaaaataaaatttgttatttatataggTTCATTTGAGAGATCCGAAAATGATCATTATATCCAAAAAGTATATCTTAACCCGTTCGGATAACTTAAACTAGTTATTGTTCATATCCTTCTGGCTTCTCACTTCTGTAACccattcatttcatttcattcgTAAATGCTTATTCTGCTCATTGCATCTATTTAGTTTGTTCTGCCATCAAAATATTCATCATATAAATAACATGCCATTTAACTGCACCAAacttaaaataatgattatttgATGGCTACATTGACTCATTAAAATTAGTTGGTAGGTAGTAAAACTTGGATCACTCCccgtttataaaaaataaaaagtctcGTAACCTCATGTTAATTATATCAGACTAGTATTTGACCCGTCTATACGCACGAAATTTAAACTGGTGaacttatataataaattcTTAACTGTGTGCTATTTTactatatagtaaattttttgACACATTTGTGACGTAGCAAGCAAAATTTTGCAgctaaactttaatttttttttttgttactacgtATGGGCACTGTTggtattaatttaaattttaaattattactatTACTATAAACTtagataaagtaaaaaataccgcaaaatattatagttttattaacaaaaaataaatatatttataattaagcCTATGTCATCAGACtctataaaataactaatttgtcCATGTTTATTgttgcaaaaaggaaaaaaacaacgGACTCACCAGGCACCAGCTAGACTTGgtcttccaatttttttatctaCTGTATGATCAACTACTTTAACTTGTATTTTGTACCTGTTGatcaagagaaagaaacattatTCTTAAAGTCTCATAACTTGATAAAATTGTTAAGGCCAATAATAGCTTACGTGTCgatgtttcttgtttgttgcaAGTGTCGCATGAAAGACTTATGTGTCAAAATTCTTGCAAAAGTAAGGCAAGTACTTTCCTAGTgttgtgaaataaaaaaataagataagtATATCGCCcctttatataaaacaaagatgaatATACAAATTTACCTTAGATTGTAGTAATCTGATCAATAGATTTCCAGCTGCTTAATGGGAATGAATCCTTTTACTTTTTGGCTCAGAGGTGTCATGGAGTTGGAGAAACTCTAAGAGCATCGTTAGAATCACTATGGAGCATCCTGCAACGTTTTAAGTTATCAAACAATGCCTTGAATGGAAGCCTCCTATTTGCGGAATTGAAAAGCAGATTTTGAAAAACGCACTTTGTTTACCATTCAAcatctttattataaattagTGGTTttgcaaaatagaaaaaaaagtgtgatgAGTGCGGTTTTTGGGAAGACAAATAAGCTATGGACCGCTTTTAGAAAGCAAAACAAGTTTTATCTAGCGGTCGGACAAATAACGcagttggttatatatatttttaatttttaatttttgttactgttaaaatattatatatctattaattttCTTCCACTAATATATACTTCTATGATAGATATATAAGTTATATCTAGTATTAGGATCTCTTTTTTACTCTCTTTCCTTTCATATCattgttatataatattaaaataatattttattttaataattagagATATTAGGTTTTATACAGTTATATTTActtatattagatatattttgtataaaaaaatctatttataaaatctatgaaaatataatacaaTTATATCTTATgttatatctatataaaaaaaatttgtaatacaaaataaattaaaatatagaattatactagttattaataaaataatatgaaatccgcactacaaatagtttttcaccaatcaaacattattttgtaccgcttattttgctTTAACCGCAgttgtcccgcaaatatatttgttcCGCACATACCGAACCGCATCGCACTAGCAAATTTTTTGTCTCACACTACTAAATCCGCGGTTACCATTCGAACCCAAGAATATGCTTACATCATTTTTAATTCATAAATATGTAGTTTTGGACAGATAATTTACCTATAAAATAAAGATGTTTTGTTACACGGTGACATACAAAAGAGTTTATATGATAAATTAGTATACGGTGGGCTTTGTTACCAACTTACCATGGCATCTTCAGCATGAAAAAGTACAACATTCAAGGATAGTTTGACTGCAAGAGATATCAAAGAATAAAATGTTTAGTAATTTGAGATAACCATTTTATCATAAAAGTTATGATATGATTAACCTGAGATCTCTAAGTTGAATAACAACAACTTCGGAATATTACATATTCTCTTTCTCAGTAAACTCACTCATACCAACAATTTCTCCATAATAtctgaacaaaaaagaaaaaaattacacatTACCCCTTCAGTTATCCTTTATAAAAATATGCATAATAATTTCAGTGtaaaatgaaatgtaaaaatacagaaataaaACATACCAATGAAAATGTGCGGGAAACCCAAACGTTTATGAACCTTTCATCTACAATAATAACCTTGATGCCGAGAATTATTCCAGGTTTACCATTTACTAAAACAATCCTTGTCATTGTCAGGGATATTAGATGTGATcttccattgtttttttttttcaaacgatCTTCCATTCTTTTTCTATAGAGTTTAGATGTGAAACATGAGATCATCGAGAGGCATCTTCCAACTGAATAGATAAAATCCGAATTAATATGAGTAGAGAAAATGagtgaatatgaaaaaaaaattaaacatttaccATCCTGAGAATTTTAACTGTAGGTTTATATGGTAACCACAAAAACATAGATGGAGAGCTATAcagagaaagataaaagaaaatagagaaacagagaagaagtcGAATTAATTGGAATTAAATAAGAGATGAATCAGTTATAAGTCAGATTGAATGCGGAGGTACTAATGGGAGTAAAATTAGGGAAATAAAGAtgatttacagttttttttgtttatagctTTATAGAATTCTCGATGagcaaaaatacaataaaaacgataaataaaatatttggtCTAGGGTTATTCGTTTATGGGCTTGATACATGGTTTACAATTgcgtttctatttttttttttctctgttaaaatatgatataattttttttggtttttttttctacttttttacACGATCTcttatttagtttaatattgttttttaaaattaatttataaaataaaaatctatggGTCAGATTTTGACTGATCAGGTGACTTATGCTTTATATGATAAAAGAttatatgaagaagaaatagCGCATACtataagtatttttaatttgaattgttttgtcGGATCACAGTGACCTAATTATACGAAGAATAAATAGCGCATACTATAAGCAGTCAATGTCATTAGATCACCAATTTCTTTAggtgaaaatataattatatatttataatttttaaatatttttcttatgagtattttaaccaaatttataatttagtattaccgaaactaaatttttaaattaaatcataattaTGTTACTAGTATTAtagtaaatctatatatataaagttagcttttctcaCTTCTGGTGCAGCCACTTCAGCTGTCACGTCAGccacttcttctttaattttacgGGCCTTACTGATTTTAATTAGCCCTTTAAACAATCATACACATGACAAACTGATCAACTAAATTTCATCTAAAATATGTAGGCCCAACACTATTTCATTCAAAGTCTCTAGACccatcactatttttaaatcctatgaattcaatttttatattttaaaatatttatttagtgcatattttttgttaattataattaatcaaaactttcaataaaaataattatgtaaaataaattaaatgttaaaacaagaaaacaatactataatttttcattagtggtaataatatagttaaagatttctattaaactgatcataatttaaaatatcaaatatcaaaacaaggcaacccaagcaacactttcaaagaatcaaggaaacacaactagaaatcaattaaaattatttggcagcacttcacaaatccatcaccaaagacaaagacgcaaagagatgaacatacatttaataaactaaaaagattcagatatatGAATGCCAAAATCAGATAaccgtaacacaaaattatatgaaaaagacaaccaaagaaacaaaaaaaacaacctgaactttataaaattacagcaagataaacaagaaaattaattttccccAAAAGACAAATCACATCGAATCGAAAAAATCACTCACAGGACaaacgggaaaaaaaattacaaccaataacacaaaacaactcacaacttaattaggaaACCTAAAGAAGccaacatattttcatataaacaaatttgcaaccCAATTCACATTcacctttaacaaaatcaacaggGGATAACCAAATATCCCCAACAGAAGCGAAGCAAGCAAGGAATCAACCAAATacacaaaccccaaaaaaaaaaaattaagggaaAACGATTTCGATAAGAATGCCTGAAAAAAATGATTACGAACATCAAAGACATAAGTTCAATCTTCAAACATACCTCTAGATCGGAAAATTGCTCTTCTCGAGGACATcggattttgaaaaagaacaaatcaatttcaactcaataacatataaataatgGCCCAATAAACCCACAAATTATAAGCCTTACATATAAATTGGGTccgaatgaaacaaacaaaaatagcctAAAAAGAGGAATGTAAGttattgattttaattatttttcttaataaaatccacaatgtttttcactccaaacactaaaacattggcaaaaaaattactccaacagtttacaaaatacatatgaaaatattaaataacaatccaaccataaaatggaaaatagcaaaataacaacttcaactaaacaatgttaacttctaataataactttttttaaagcattataaacaaacaagatgatctcaatttttcctttaaaaccagcaaactaaattatacttactacaaaacatatttttattaaaatatctaacaaaacaacataaacaaccaaaattaaatacaaaaataaacgtaaagatgaatttacaaaaaccaaaaaaaatatacacaacaaaacttAGAATACACCTTAATCTAACTATCGCGCTACGCGCGGGTCAATCTAACTATTGCGCTACACGCGGGTCAATTGCTAGTATGAACATAAACTACACTTTTGTGAAACAAATGAGTAAAAAGTACTTGTAGTATGCTTTGATGATACGGAATTACGGATAacttaaacaaattattttgataattctTCAATTAAAATCATAGTAGATTCACTATCACAAATTATCAGGTTAACTAAAGATCctctccaaaaacaaaatattgtagtCTCCCTTAATTATCTCATTACCCCTTCCTTTAAATAGCCTTTTAATACTCTTCATAgaatcaatttcaaaattaaacttaaaCTTCCGGCCTCTCTTATATCACaacttcaataaaaaaatacagttCATACTTCTTTTCCTCAATAAATATTTCCTCTGTTCAGTTTCTTGTTATTCTAATTTTGAAACAAATGGTTATAGGAATGTCTAAAGCTTTTTGGATAGTTGCGGCCATTGTGTCTTCGGCGGCTACGGTGGTCTACGGGCAACAAGTGCcgtgtttcttcatctttgggGACTCACTTTCCGATAATGGCAACAATAATAACTTGAAATCCAAGGCCAAAGTCAACTATTCACCATATGGTATTGATTTTCCCAATGGCCCGACCGGCCGGTTTACCAATGGCCGCACTATTCCGGATATTATCGGTTAGTTCCCAATTCATTCAGTATACGTTTGTATATATCcgttatatagtttttgaaaattgagaaagaaaagattttaaaaaatcataaacaaatgaaaaaaaaaatcgtaataGAGACGTGAGAATTGGtattcatcaaataaatacttcataaaataacattatatttgTAAACCATTTTTACACTAATGTCACCAGATACAAGAGAATAACAAATATCTTTAATAGGTTAACACATATATTCAagtatcatttttatttttaatacactAAAAAGTTAAACTGTGACATCAAAAGCCAGTCTCTCCATTTCGTACCTTCTGTCTTTCATTCATATGCGTAATAATTACGTatattgagatttgagagaCATATACATGCATATAGTCAGCTCAAATACTTGTAGGTTCTATGcagttttatacttttattatttgtattatattactatattcgatgttaaaatttcttaaaattatatgtcacatattatatatacgtATGCATATTCTTTACATGTGTTTGTGTAGAATAATGATGTTTT
The Camelina sativa cultivar DH55 chromosome 15, Cs, whole genome shotgun sequence DNA segment above includes these coding regions:
- the LOC104748865 gene encoding uncharacterized protein LOC104748865; translated protein: MKRCTGIKKAEVDGCDLVITILAIFMPKQSKDKPGITLRVFMTGMSAFVEGRLISDNILIAQEMFHGLRTNPSCKGKFMAIKTDMSKAYDRVEWSSVELLLRQFGFCDKWVSWIMSCVTSVQYKVLINGQAYGSITPCRGLRQGDPLASYLFILCTEVLIAHFYRAEQRKLITGIKVSTASPAISHLLFADDSLFFCRATKEQCAVVLGIVQKYEWASGQQINFQKSSVQFGHTVDHALREELKGILGITNLGGMGSYLGILESLGGAKTQIFSYVQDRLQSHASGWPARLLSKGGKEVMIKSVATAVPTFVMSCFRLPKKVTRKLTSAISNFGGVRLDNPGVYIGWHGINYARIKVKEGRYYRHSDPLDPIKSYSPSYGWRSIISARSLVNKGLIKRVGSGTSISVWNDPWIPAQSLRPALSTGLPGDPLLSVQNLIDRNSNSWDMAQLTATFLPEDVAIIFAIPLQQPDKPDSLGWHFTKSGKYSVKSGYHILRSHIPATVVPKVIGPDYVPLQAFVWKIRCPPKLRHFMWQVLSGCVAVIANLRKCGISYDPVCGLCGYEEETINHTLFECHPARQVWALSQFPTAQGVFPSTSVLTNLDFLFWRFKDIPSHEIFPWILWYIWKARNDKLFSNLDSNPLALLRLAKDEAQAWFMAQAEAIGLAVDPIFVGQPSGNGGYGVSRPLSSYLCFVDGSWKEKDQFAGRGWFCISPRGDDPTMGAANICRSLSPLHAEIEALIWAMRCMIGADNEYVIFLTDCFDLVKMVSSPAVRFR